The Alosa alosa isolate M-15738 ecotype Scorff River chromosome 17, AALO_Geno_1.1, whole genome shotgun sequence genomic sequence CACCAGTATACTGTGCTCAACGAAACCAGAAATTCCAAGAGTGCAACACTGCGCTGCAATATGATCATAGCAAGAGACTAGAGAAATGAAGGCAGCTTGCTGAAAATAATTAAAGTTAGGATTTACCCGACACTAGATTGTTGTTGTAGTTCATACGGTTGTGATTTAGGCTACACAGTAAATACTAAGTATCTTACATTAAAACTAAAGCAACACAGAAAAGGGCACAgagttgattttttttattccaaatgTTGACTAATGCATTTCATATTGTGCATATGTACAAAAAAAACACCTCGTCTCCACCATCAGTAATCGCTGTTCCCATCCACTGGTGTGTCCGTTAATTAACTGAATTGAGCTGTAGCATCTGAGATCAATTGTAATGCTCAGATTAGTTATCTCTGCACATGTTGTCCTGTCCAGTCTATGATGTCAATGTCATGTCGTTGGATCAGTAGTTGTCTTGTGTTTCTCAACAGATTTTTCTTATctgctgttttctctctcccagtCAGTGATACCACTATGAAGCCCAAGAAGCCCCTGCCCAAAGGCAGACGCCTGAGCTCCCACAAACGAGGGATACTCATCAAGGGCAAGTGGAAGGCCGTGCAGCTGGACCCAAGCCTTTTCGCCAACGAGGACATGGGGGGCCTGGTCTGCTTTGAGGAGCTGACCGACTACTCGCTGGTCGATTCAGACCGAGCCCTCATCGCAGCAGAGGAGAAACCAGAGAAAACGGctaagaataagaataagaagcgaAAGGCGAGTGAACTGgaagctgaggaggaggagaaattgGCGGACGAGGAAggagagctggaggaggaggaggcggcagCGGTGGCTTTGGGGGAGGATGAAGATGCTGAGCAGGAAGACGGAGGGCCAGAAGGAGACGATGCAGCAGTGACAGAGAAACCAGccaagaagaagagaaagaagcagaagaagaagaagaagaaggagagtcAGCCTGCAAATGAAGCGGACACTACAGCCACTGAGGCCACAGGTGCTGCTGAAGAGACGGGGCAGAAGATGTCTGCTGACCAGACCATGGGAGACAGGCAGGAGACCACAAACAAGAGCCAGGATGACGAAACCAAAGATTCTGTGAAGTCcaacaaaaaagacaagaaaaagaaggagaagaagaagccagACGCCACCAAACAGACTGCAGCCTGCCAAGAGGAGCTGGCGTCCTCGGCGCCAGGCTCTCAGcccaagaagaagaaggagaagaagaagaagaagaagccggACATCACCAAACAGACTGCAGCCTCCCAAGAGGAGCCGGCGTCCTCAGCGCCAGGCTCTCAGCCCaagcagaagaagaaggagaagaagaactGGACCGCGATGGGTGGTGCCTCGGAGGCGTCGGACGTGTCGGCGTGGAAGGACCTGTTTGTGCCCGAGCCTGTACTGCAGGCGCTGAGCAAGCTGGGCTTCTCGGCCCCTACGCCCATCCAGGCCCTGGCACTGCCACCGGCTATCCGGGACCATATGGACATCCTGGGCGCCGCGGAGACAGGTAAGCGGAAACCTCCTGCAGACCCTCTACTGAATTGAAATATATACATTGCAGTTCTGCtaccttaaagggacaccaggcaagcctgatgctttttctctacaaagcTCCCCCTAGCGACTGTACGTGtcgatacgtgtgcgagcccttgctcagtctgaagctcttttccttttcttttcatctTCCGTCAGGGGTTTTCGCTGcctcttcgccggctctgccagtatacacacgtttgcaacaatcactagcgttttgttagcctgcctctgtgctggggatgcaggatgtaaactgatcctgcttcttgtgatgtctgagactttgtgaggcTGAAGTTCGCCAGGTACGATACACCAAACTTGCAAgcaggatattcttcctacaggcagtaggggcgggcgaaggagtcttcattcgccctgtattgagtcatttaaccatataccgacttacgaagatgattaattagcACGAAAATCCTCTAGTTATAGTATTGATTGatgtaccgtaatttcccacctattagctgcagcttatacattgatttttatgcaaaatttcttcagctgtgaggttaatacacgggggcagttactatggtattaatatggttttgtttcttttaacttgcataaaaacattgtcctgcggcttatacacaatgtggctaatacgcAGGAATTACTGTAGTATTCATTTCAACCTAAAGTTTCCTCTgcattgtagcttgaatgttattcctcatttttgtaagttgctttgcatacaagtgtctgctaaatgatcAAATGGAAATGTATAGCTAGCGACACAAAATGCAATTTTACTTTTACCCTAAAATAATAGCTTCAAACTCATTCGGATGCTACTCTGACTTATAGTACAGAGAATGAAATCTCTGACATTGCCAATGTGCGCCCAGAAcagttgtatttttattttatttttatttttgtctggTTCTTTTGTGTGTGCAAGTCCGTCACCATCAATGATCACAGACTGACAGGCTGGTTAAGAGACATTTGAAGAACTTTCAATTAGCAGTTGCCACATTATGTCATTATGTTTGCATGCAATTCCGTGACGTTAAATGTGATTGCACTGCGAGGAATGAGAAGATGACTGGCAAGCAAACTATAACTGTGtcaatactgtatgtgtcattTGTAAGAAATTCCACATTTgtcccccccccttttttcctCATCAGGCAGTGGAAAGACTCTTTCCTTTGGAATTCCTGTGATCCATAATATCTTGGAGTGGAAACGTGCCTCTGAGAATTGGAAGATGACTAGACTGTCAGACATGTCAGACACCATGCCACAGGAAGAGGGTGCTGTTTCTCCTCCAGCCAGTAATGCCGCTGATGTTGCTGACATTACTACTACCACTATTGCAGAAGAAGAGGCGTCTGAGAGAACCACCAAACAAGAGGAACCAGCAGAGGGCACTGTAGTGACGCCGTCTGTGGTTGTGACTGAAGCAGATGCCGAGAACGAAGATGATGCCatagaaggagaggaagatgatGGGGAGGAAAACGATGTGTCgcaggatgatgatgatgatgaggaggaggaggaagaggagggtgggCTGGAGGTTCATGAAGATGAATGGTGTGAtttggatgatgatgatggtggtggtgagggggaTGAAGTTGACCAAATCCAAATCATGACCACTCAGACTGACTTGGAGAAACCTGATGAGGCCGGTGACAAGCAGCCACTGTTGGCGCTCATTCTCACCCCAACCAGAGAGCTAGCTGTGCAGGTGAAACACCACATAGATGCTGTCGCTCAGTTCACAGGTAGGGGGATGTTTAGTAACCTCTCATTGTGTTATTTTAGAAAAAGTGGGGAAATTATGTAAAAAAAGCATTCTTTCTATAGAATCAAGAA encodes the following:
- the ddx24 gene encoding ATP-dependent RNA helicase DDX24; the protein is MKPKKPLPKGRRLSSHKRGILIKGKWKAVQLDPSLFANEDMGGLVCFEELTDYSLVDSDRALIAAEEKPEKTAKNKNKKRKASELEAEEEEKLADEEGELEEEEAAAVALGEDEDAEQEDGGPEGDDAAVTEKPAKKKRKKQKKKKKKESQPANEADTTATEATGAAEETGQKMSADQTMGDRQETTNKSQDDETKDSVKSNKKDKKKKEKKKPDATKQTAACQEELASSAPGSQPKKKKEKKKKKKPDITKQTAASQEEPASSAPGSQPKQKKKEKKNWTAMGGASEASDVSAWKDLFVPEPVLQALSKLGFSAPTPIQALALPPAIRDHMDILGAAETGSGKTLSFGIPVIHNILEWKRASENWKMTRLSDMSDTMPQEEGAVSPPASNAADVADITTTTIAEEEASERTTKQEEPAEGTVVTPSVVVTEADAENEDDAIEGEEDDGEENDVSQDDDDDEEEEEEEGGLEVHEDEWCDLDDDDGGGEGDEVDQIQIMTTQTDLEKPDEAGDKQPLLALILTPTRELAVQVKHHIDAVAQFTGIKTAIIVGGMAPQKQHRMLSRKPEIVIATPGRLWDLIREGHPHLKNLRYLRSLVIDEADRMVERGHFAELDNLLEMLSTSQFNPKRQTFVFSATLTMVHSLPMRVQQKKGRKVQPTSKLDLLMQKVGIKDKPKVIDLTRKEATVETLTETRIHCEKEEKDLYLYYFLSQYPGRTMVFANSIDCIKRLNSLLVILDQTPLPLHANMHQKQRLKNLERFAERDNCVLLTTDVAARGLDIPNVQHVIHYQVPRTSETYVHRSGRTARATKQGLSLLLIGPDDLMNYKKIYRTLGKDEDLPMFPVQTKCMAAIKERVKLAWQIEKIEYHSGKKKQHNSWFKQAAEAMEIDLDDDLLMAAGRDKEEDLQQQKMVKGMKKHLKHLLSQPVFRNDMKTKYPTQMGRLQLPELPLASLETAITSVARNKDKKSQWRNNKKQKKKLES